From Nicotiana tabacum cultivar K326 chromosome 15, ASM71507v2, whole genome shotgun sequence, the proteins below share one genomic window:
- the LOC107767041 gene encoding uncharacterized protein LOC107767041: MATQIKKPSPACAKIIEEITTIYKSLPTRPSIVEVEAANSVLKSVETEEEIKLEEISKKVEPQDVPTELYSVLQQVRKSIVLFQSQEQKKESIQLIELEKTYQKFDELIQKASELVSVEDSIGEIEEKVVVSNEKSESLKVLVASSENTAVSSSGIKHAEKYSYLKVAALIENAAKTGAKVVDLHNKLMDKIEWLPMSLGKLVKVTELNFSDNQIMALPTTISNLKSLTKLDLHSNQIINLPDSFCELLNLTDLDLHSNRLKSLPSSFGNLVNLINLDLGSNRFTHLPDLVGNLTSLKRLNVETNELEELPYTIGFCSSLVELRLDFNKLKALPEAVGMLESLEILTLHINRIKGLPTTMGNLSRLRELDVSFNEVENVPETFCFATKLEKLNLANNFADLRTLPRSIGNLENLEEIDISNSQIRILPDSFRFLSKLKTFRADETPLEVPPRKIIKLGAQAVVEYMADIAAKNEFQSQRPKKRRAFFLGIALCFGSERKRRI; the protein is encoded by the exons ATGGCTACACAAATCAAGAAACCATCACCTGCTTGTGCAAAAATAATAGAAGAAATTACAACAATTTACAAATCACTACCAACAAGACCATCAATAGTAGAAGTTGAAGCAGCAAATTCTGTACTAAAATCGGTAGAaactgaagaagaaattaaacttGAAGAAATATCCAAGAAAGTAGAACCACAAGATGTTCCAACTGAATTATACTCTGTATTACAACAAGTGAGAAAATCCATAGTTTTGTTTCAAAGTCAAGAACAAAAGAAAGAGTCAATTCAGTTAATTGAACTTGAAAAGACTTATCAGAAATTTGATGAACTTATTCAGAAGGCTTCAGAGTTGGTTTCTGTTGAGGACTCAATtggtgaaattgaagaaaaagttgtggtcAGTAATGAAAAGAGTGAGAGTTTGAAGGTGTTAGTTGCAAGTTCTGAAAATACTGCTGTTTCCTCTTCAG GGATCAAGCACGCAGAGAAGTACAGTTATTTGAAAGTGGCCGCGCTAATTGAAAACGCTGCGAAAACTGGAGCAAAGGTTGTTGATCTTCACAACAAGTTAATGGACAAGATTGAATGGCTTCCTATGTCATTAGGGAAGTTAGTGAAAGTCACTGAACTAAACTTTTCTGATAACCAAATTATGGCTCTTCCCACTACAATTAGTAACCTTAAGTCCTTAACAAAGCTTGATCTTCACTCCAACCAAATTATAAACCTTCCTGATTCATTTTGTGAGCTGCTCAATTTGACTGATCTCGACCTCCACTCCAATAGGTTGAAATCACTCCCATCTTCTTTCGGTAACTTAGTAAATCTGATCAATCTTGATTTGGGTTCAAACCGGTTCACTCATTTGCCGGATCTTGTTGGGAACTTAACCTCATTGAAGAGACTAAACGTGGAAACAAACGAGCTTGAGGAACTTCCTTACACGATTGGATTCTGCTCTTCGCTTGTAGAGTTGAGGTTGGATTTTAATAAGCTTAAAGCTCTTCCCGAAGCAGTGGGGATGCTCGAATCTTTGGAGATTCTTACGTTGCACATTAACAGAATTAAGGGATTACCAACGACGATGGGCAATCTCTCTCGCTTGAGGGAACTTGATGTTAGCTTCAATGAAGTTGAAAACGTGCCCGAAACGTTTTGTTTTGCGACCAAATTGGAAAAGCTTAATCTTGCTAACAATTTCGCGGACTTGAGAACATTGCCAAGATCAATTGGGAACCTTGAGAATCTTGAAGAGATCGATATCAGTAACAGTCAAATAAGAATACTCCCTGATTCCTTCAGATTCTTGTCAAAGTTGAAAACTTTTCGAGCTGACGAGACTCCACTAGAAGTACCACCAAGGAAAATAATAAAGCTAGGAGCTCAG GCTGTTGTAGAGTACATGGCTGATATTGCTGCCAAGAATGAATTTCAATCTCAGCGGCCAAAGAAAAGGAGAGCTTTCTTCCTAGGAATTGCCCTTTGTTTTGGCAGTGAGAGGAAGAGGCGGATTTAG